The following is a genomic window from Oryzias latipes chromosome 12, ASM223467v1.
ACTGGCTTCTTTGTGCCTAAAAGACTTGAGCAACTTCTTTATACGGCGATCAGTGCTCTCTTTTTGTGGACAAATCCAATGGAAACTGGCTCTAAAAATTCCCAAAAAAGGAAGGACAGTGTTTGCTTTCATCCTGCCAGAAGCTGTGCTGATCCATGACAGGAGTTCTGGAATAATAACTTGGCTATTTTTGATAGAACAACATGAACGGAAGTAAGAGGGAGTTTGGACTGTTGGCTGTAAGGGTCCTGACTGTAGTTGTAGAAGGTCACACACGTGAAAAGCAGACAGCTTCAGCCGCTCGTGCTTGTTTGTTTGAGAAGGAGGCGTTAGAATGCGCAAGCCGCCGCCTTACATCTTTCTGCCTGAGGGAGACGGGCTTGAAACGTGAAATTCACCACACGTTCCTTCAAAACCTTCTTCAGGATCAGCTCTGACTTTGCAGTGATATGGCCCCCTCTTCGAGCTGTGGTAGAGTGGGTGCCGCCTTGAACCCAACGCGTTTTCCAAATCTCTGtatgaaaaagcagaaatgttttttaaaatgcgGCTTGTTGACCCACCCATGTGGTTCCTCGGACTCTGCTTGTTGGTTATTTTTGAgattaaaatgtctaaaattgcattttatgactattttctGAAGTGCTCCTCCTGGTCTTTGCTGCTGTAGGACAGGAGTTACCAAACCTGAACAGttttaaacttgtttaaaacctgtttttgcACAACCGTCCACGATTTCTGCACATTTGCTACTAAGATGTTTACACTTACTAAACAGACTGTTAgaggaaactttaaaaaaaactgttttcctaAGAAATGCTAAAAGAGTTCTTAGATTGAGGGCTTTAAATTTAACCAGTTCCTCTTTAGGAGTCTCTAATCTATCGGTAATCCTCAGATTACTCTTTTGATCCTGAAGGTGGTGGCAGCAACtcaaggcaggtgaggctgGATTAACCGAGAGCTGTCTTTCTGACGTTgggtgtctttttattttatttgaggtaaatgaaagaaaaaaagaatggagTTTTCTCCAGAGAGAAAACAGAGTTGCTGATGAATTCCACGATgtataaaagtcatttttctgtACTTTGATCTTTTATCTTCAGAGTAAACATGATAAACTCACCTTTATGACACTGAGCTGTGCACAAGTTAATGTTTAGAGACCTGAAGGCCCACATCATCGGTCAGATGAGTGCAAAGTGTATACATCAAAAATTATTCAAGAATTTCCTGCCGAGTTTTAcaggattttttaaaagaattctgCACAGGGAAATACTTGTTTACAGGAAACGTTTGTGTTGTTGTGCAGGAGCTCTGGAGGTTTCCAGAGCCAGCCCCTTGGCCTGCTGGTTCAGCTCTATGCTCTACTGCTTTGGGGGGGCAGTGCTGTCGGGGATCATGCTGGCCGAACCCCCTGTGGCGCCTCTGTCCAACGGCACTGGGGTTCTCCTTGCCTCGATCGTCTggtaaaaagctgaaaaacagaacaataaagAATAAGAAAAGATCCACAATCTTCTCCTATTTTGGAGAGTTTTGATGTACAAAGTACTTCCTGTATCTATTGCAGcttctctctcttctttttttttccattcatggTCTTTGGTGCCCCCTTCAGGTGGCAGATTAAATGACAcctctttaaaattaaaagtttacGGTGCCCTCTAGTGGCGAAAAGAGAATTTTTCTAACATGTGATCCGTGTCTTCACAGGTACCTGATCTTTTACTGCCCCAAGGACGTGGTTTACAGCAGTGCAGCCTTGCTGCCCCTCAGGCTGGTGCTGTCAGGAATGAAGGAGGTGACGAGGACATGGAAGGTCCTTGGAGGAGTCACTCAGGCACGCCAAAAGTACAAGGACAGTCTGCTGGTTATGATAGCCATTGGCTGGGCCAGAGGTCAGTGAGTGAGTCTGTTGacttagtttaatttcatttggGGGTTTTCTTGAAAATAAGTGTCTCAAGCAGCTGCCTCTTGTCGTCTCTCCAGGTGCTGGAGGAGGTCTCATCAGCAACTTTGAGCAGCTCGTTCGAGGCGTTTGGAAGCCAGAGACCAACGAGCTCCTCAAGATGTCTTAGTGAGTCTTTACCAGCCCTAAAGTACACCTATGTGCATGTTTGACCTGAGGAAACAGGGTTTGGTGTTTGTCTTCACAAGATAAATGAAGTCTCACTCCTAACTGTATCGTTTATAAAAACCTTTAACATCTGAGATGATGccggcaacacctaaataacacacaatcTTTgacctaccgtaactcttcaagcGTTTTGCCCGATCAACGTGAGTCAGCTGCAAAGAAAAGCGGATTTTCATAACAgtgcaaaaaatgtcaaatctggagctaaagctcaggtGTGGAGGGTTTAAAAGGGAAcagtgtaataaaaataaacacaaaaagcagAATCACACATGGTGCAAAAAGTCAGAATTAGCCAAAGGCTGGTTTTCATCTGCAGCTCCATGGGCCATGatgtaaaaaggcaaaaaagcaCTCATGcatatacaataaaataaaatacagaacaCGTAGCCGTTTACTAtacaattaaaactaaatacaaCATTACAACATTTAATCACAACATCAGTAGTTGGTATTAGCTGGTTTGCTTACAATCTGTGCACCATAACCCATGAGGCTAAAATGTAGTTCTTGTCCTGTAGAGACAAACACTGGGGAGGGCAGACTCCCTCAGATAGGTGATCTCCAACACTTTTTAAGCCACGGATCCATTTTAAGTCTGACAATATTGTCACACACCAGCCTGTACAAGGCTGaagtccagttttttttctagcATTTGGTCTGttattattaaaatacaaaattataaaatcaaattttttgaaacaaaaatggtcCATCATGAAATCTAGTGTGAGAGGTCAGTTTCAAAACACCTGTAGATATTTGACAGAAGATGAAGTTGAACTGAAACAAAGAGGCTGGTTTTTactttagttatttttatttagcctTTATGTATCCAGGCAGGCAGGACAGATCAAGAACAACATTCTTATTAACAACTGTCGCAAGACCTTTTGAGAGGAAAGGAAGGAAGAATCTAAATTTCTAAGGCAGACGCCATCTTCAGCCTCGTCTGACTATTAAGGtgcaccaaaataaaatgatatagctgtctttttttcaataaatagaATTATAAATGTGAATCCACAGTGCTGGCAACTTTataatcagaaaagaaaagaataaagaaatactcagagatgcaactTTGagctcatttttctttatatccatcatcataaaaatgcaataagaacttggaaaaaaacaccccaaaacacttttttcttttttaaattagattttgaattttctttcaaGTCAAACGTCTTTTCTTCAGCTTCCTTACTGGATCTTtgctgtggaaggaaacttaaatcattattattttttttaaactttcttttagcGGTTGGAACAAATTTTGCAAGTATGATAAACATGTGAACTAGGACAACATCTTGACATGTGTGAAGAGGAAAATCATAGCCGGATGTGAAAAAGAGAAACCGtctgttttataaaataaaacttcctttagaattatttaataaataaaacagaagtggTGTAAGTTTCTTTTCCTCTGTGGCCGGGTATCAAGTGACCCACGCGTTGGGGCACTACTGGTCTATAAGATTTTATGAATATACATGGTTTCCCATTTGtttcatctgtatttttttccGCACGGCTTTTTTAGCCCCACAAAGATCACCCTGATCGGGGCGGTGCTGTTCACTCTCCAGCAGACCCACTACCTTCCAGTGCAGAAGCACCACCTGATGCTCGTCTACACCATCTTCATTGTTGTCAATAAGGTCAGTCTAGGGGTTTATATGGATGAAGCTGAGGTGGTGAGCTCGTTTTGGTAGATTttatcaataataaaaaaaaaaaataacagttgaGATGCTGGATATTTTGAAGACATTGGgtgcatatgttttttttcttttttcctgctaGATCTCGTCTTTTAAATGACCTTCCTTCTTTGGCTTTTTGAAGCTCTTGCTTCAGTGACTCACATTAGTCTGTATTACCCGCAGAGCTGGAGTTTTTGCATCATGTTCTCCAGCTTACATCATCATCCCCCCTTTTCTCAGGGAAACGCGCTCTCTTGACTGAGACACAGATAAATCTACTGCGTCTGCTTTCAACTGATTGTTCTTCAGATCGCTCTCTCTGACTGATCTGTCAAATTAACAGCAAACGCTTTCATCAGATTTATGAGCTGTGTCCAAGCCTGCTATTTATAATTGTGCGCTCAGGCTAATTCCGATTATTCTCAGTCATTCACTAATTTAAAGTAAATACAAATCCTGTAATTTAATGTGTGCATGTTAtcatttaaaatggttttcctttttatttagtaAGACTCGATTCCAGTTATGAATTTGagctcaatgtctgctatttttcagtttttaacaataaaagcgTTTGTCTCTTAGTAGATGTTGGTAGTTTTTCAGATAAAAGTTAAGAAGTTTTACGCTGGAAGATCACAGCATTATAACaaccaagacttttttttactgaaacacAGAATTCATTTGTAACTTGAAAAATTAATAGTTTTGGAGAACGGGACAtaatacattattttattaaaagttatATCTCATTGTGGAATTAGAAGCTTCAAAAATATGCCTAGAAATAATAACTTATCAgttacagactgaatatttgtaCATCTGTAGTGCACAGACGCACAATATCCTGAAAAACAACTAAATCAATATTCAATTTTGAGTATAAATTCagttcttctttattt
Proteins encoded in this region:
- the tmem38b gene encoding trimeric intracellular cation channel type B; its protein translation is MELLYLDELSHGLANLSMFPYFDMAHYIVSVMALREQPGALEVSRASPLACWFSSMLYCFGGAVLSGIMLAEPPVAPLSNGTGVLLASIVWYLIFYCPKDVVYSSAALLPLRLVLSGMKEVTRTWKVLGGVTQARQKYKDSLLVMIAIGWARGAGGGLISNFEQLVRGVWKPETNELLKMSYPTKITLIGAVLFTLQQTHYLPVQKHHLMLVYTIFIVVNKSRIMLTGSSSSPFATIESVLYKTLFAGHSPYSALTGEAKEACINNDNAKREAKENGSSRSPSAAVEGRSSSLRAKEESTSSDTKDSKKIN